DNA from Phragmites australis chromosome 16, lpPhrAust1.1, whole genome shotgun sequence:
tggtaaaaaactagaaaatttaGAGGTCAAATttcctaagcctataaatagaagagtagagctatgagagagttagaactagccacttgagcccccttatgccacccatttgagagcttagagttaggattttagaggagagaaggatgagtgcttagtctatgtaatatgtgagagttttacgaaataaatctttgtaatccgtctaaaatagggctgacctctttaagtgataaagtttatgtttttgcatatgcttgaattctcctccttctagtttctctctattgttttccttgcaagtttgcaagtttttcagtttctggttttgattttcattttggttttttttagctgaaatttcatcaccttgtgaggtcattcttcttgttactagaggcataaaattcatatacacacgcTTCTGTGATGGGATCTTGAATTCCTTTGACCGTAGACAATCAAATTGGAGAGTTCCGTTACTtggtgtttatcttttcttgtttctttacaagttgtgatctttcaagtGCTAAGATACATGGATTCAtgttaaatggaacctatggttcacaTATCATCcatggagtcgtgttgcctcaattttctcttgttaaaatttctctatattttttcttccgcttgagttttgaggtgcattgggtgatccaaattggagaagaccatcgatttcgcaagatttgttgaggcacctattcaccctctctagttgctaatctcgttcctacacttgatatcagagccggtttgatcacttgttgaccttaaccggctttatgatccgtaggcgatatggagagaagtggaaagattccactatttgatggccgtgatttttcatactgaaaggtgcgcatggaggtttatctcttaagctaaggaagtgcaatttaggaggtagttgattccaactacgagatccctgctgctcgcacgactcaggttcaaatcgaacagtgtGAGATCAACAACAAGgacagaaatattttgttcacaagcctaagtcagaatgagtttgacagggttcagcaccttCGTACTGTccgggagatctggactactctgagtgtctttcatgaaggcactaattagattaaggcTAGACGACAAAGCAGATACAaccaaaaatatcaaatatttgtgtaaggccccagagagtctttggatgccatgtttgctctcTTTGATGGAATttttagcaatcttcgatcaactggtaattttccctattctgaccattagagagtgatcaagcttctctatgctctggatCGTAGCATGTGtgaagtgaagatcttgagcattgaatagtcatcaagttatgacacgttaactcgtgatgaactcttcagcaagctcaaatccaccgagatagctaaggcggctcggattggtctcgtaaaccccctatctcagaacatgatgttggtttCCAGACCTAACGGTGGCAACcagtctggagttggtgtttcttgtgctaacactttatcttcCGTGGTTTgtatcatagaggagcaggtggatgtgcttgatgatgaggatcttgcactgattgTGAATAAATTCATCCACTTCTACAATAACCGTCGAGATCAGAGGGGCAGTTcccgtgcctgctttgagtgtggtgacaccacctaCTTCAAGGctgactgccccaagctcaagaagaaggaagaccgcgACCACAACTATAAcaagcagaagaagaagaacaagaagcccttctttaaGAAGAACCACGATAAGATAGCTAAGAAGGCGGTCAAGGcagcttctagggcgttcgtggcagctctcagtgacatcgacacctctttaagcgaggaggagagctcagagtaGGATGAACCGTaagtgaagaataagaagaaggccaaggacctcACCGGTCTCTacttcatggcggatgacaacaacgacaatgaccccgagcttgatccctctgaggtgGCAGACGGatgcctagagaacaagtggctcattgactccggttattcgcgccatatgaccggagatacatcatggttctccagtctAATCCTGACGAAGCGGCATGCGTATATCACTTTCGAGGATGAttggaaaggaagggtgaaagagAAAGGTATGTTAAGAGTGAAttagagttttactctcaaggatgtggctttggtgaagcatctaggatacaatttgctttctatatctcagttgctagatgaggacttggaagtgcatttcaaatacgatacttcttgagttTTTAATTCTTCAATCGCTTTGATTTGCAGGATTTTCAGAGTTAgaaaagtttttggagctgatttttctgagtcattggtttttctcgttgtttgattgttcaaccttcttctgagctttagaTATAGCATAGGATACTAGGGTATATGAACTTTgacttgcttactcgtttgagtgatATAGGTTTGATCTGAGAATTGTTCAAGCTCAAGTTTAAGAAAAATCTCATTTGTGACATAACACAAATAAATTCTACGTGGTACTAGCAATAAGAAGTTTCCAACACAATACTACCGAGCAATAATCGAAGTACTAATGCTTGTGACAGAAGTATGCAAGTTTTAACTGACATTGCACGATTTGGATAGATCATAAATAAAACAAACGTACATGATCAGGAGCCCTTTTAACTGGCATTGCAATGAGATCATCCCTAACCAAATTTCCTGAATACTGTCCATACAGTTTCCAGTCGacatttttcaataaaaagAGCATGCAGAAAAAGGAAGCTGATCAAAGTAAGTCCTTTTTCATTTACGCCTGAAATTTTAATAGGCTGGAGATGAGCATTAAAACATTTGACCTGTAAAGCAATTAAAAAAGAGTTTCAATATCACAAGAAATAAAAGGATCGATCGAGGAGGATGTGAGTGCCTCTTCTCTGTCCGTCTGTTCTTGACTGCTGTCGAAGGGCACGACTGCAGGTCTCTAGCAAGGCTGCAAGGGCAAGGACGCAAGGTGTTACTTGCATTGCGACACTTTGTAATTTGAACACGTTTAGTTAGTTTTTTATTCTAGATTGGTCATTTGTAACCTTAAATCATTAAATTTCAGAAATGAGGAGGTTTTTGGTTGATAGAGCAAGTATTGAGAATGCGAATGTTGTACAACCAGAAGCGAAAGTAGAGGCGCCACCTAACACTGCCAATGAGTTTAATCCGAATGAGATTGTGTGTGATCCCGCTCTAATTTTTTTGTCTCACTAAATAACTAAtccatttttttatctatacaATTCATTTGAAGGTGTAGTACTATGGTTGAAAAATTATTGTGGGTCAATGAAGCTTTTGTAGGGAGGTAATCATTGTCacttgttgcttcttttgaaattttaatatttagATGTTGCTTTATAAATTAGAGCATATTTCTAGTAATAAATTATGGTGGTTCTTAAGATTCTGAGTCATCATTTGCCTAGACTGTCGAATTTTTCTGGAGCTGCCGCTGCTTCTGAGGAACGCATGCGACCTCGCACGGTCACAGCCAACTGCAACGTCGTCTCGTCGTCCCTGCACAAATACACATATACTGATATGCAGCTCGTGAGTGGCACGAAAACCGCCGCATCACAAAAACACACGGCTTGAAGCTGTCGTCGTCTCTGTCGATCGACGTCGGCGTGCATGTCGTCATAGTCGCAGTCCTGAAGCCACTACGTACAGAACCCGGCATGACACCAACACGTCACCGGTCACCCATACTCTATATTGGTCCCGCTGTCCGGTTCATCGGCTACGTGCCCCCGATCCCGGCGGACCGGGGCTCCTCGTTCCCGCACATGACTTCTCCGGCCGCCGGATCCGCAGCAGAGGGTTTTCAAAGTTGGATTGCATGTATTCTGGAATAGCATCTATTTAAGAACGGTGGGATTTGAGACACGTtgcattcttttcaatttttttaaagaagtgTGCCTACGATTGGACGTTTTGACGAAGATCACGATCATAATATATCCAAATTCTTATCTAAAGGTAAAAAATATAATGGAGTTAGATGaaaaatctttcaattgttacttatttgcctcgtctagtattgtatgtgcatatttcaatttattgtaatgcctagtgtatattttcatataatagGTTGCTTGTGGTTCTCTCTTTCTGATGAGCAACTtatatgatttattagttgtaggtttttttatggtattagtttcacaattgatattttttatatgacatgaaccaatctatagggtattCTTcctattattataaaaaataagtgcatatgtgtcggaggattaactcctgtcgcagggatcccgagagacccctttttagagattcggccggggggataatcctgaataagttcgccggagaaatgaatgaaagtaaatgcaacggccggtggatgggggatgatgatctagtgcaaagaggagtaaatgcaccggaaatttagacaggttcgggccgcacgggggcgtaataccctactcctgtatggttgtaataactatcctgaggaagtTCCTCAAGGatgttactggttacaagaatattgtgtctaactaagagcttgaggctccttgttcttgggtaGGGACTATGGTTCGGCTCTTGGTGCTTCTGTAttcgatgcttgcggtctcttggaCGTCTTGGATGTATCTTGGGTCTCGGATTGGGTTGGGTTCTCTTGGCCTATCTTCGTTGATCGCTTGCTcgttctcttctgtgtgccgacccttttatgtactcgccggctgcgacgtgccccgaacgggaaggaggggggcacaagttccaagacgccatgactggaaaaggcgtcatcatttcttttgggtgaagtgatcgggggtggaaaacacggcgcacgcccggtcacctatcaccataaacgccttggcaacgggcgccgtagagagggcccaccgggcagccacagtgcaacccggcgtgcccgccctgtcttgttcctctgccacagcagggtggcggacggaacgccttgatcctggcgatgttatcccgagacacaccggatgatacgggacgggacccgtgcaattaatggccctaCGCCTCTCtaccaaagcatggcagggactgacactgcagCGGGAgtagttggggatgtcaggccgcgcacgctcattaaatgcggcctcggacctctgactaattgacacctcatcggcgggcccctcgggggcctttctgggtcgttggggcaccgagtgctcgggggtactgttcacctccccgggcactctctcccgagaatgcctatccttacCCTCGGGGtatcgggtgctcgggggcactgtttacctccccgagcactctctcccgagcactcttgcgcgaaccttcggggaaccgagtgctcgggggccgccacgtgccgccccgagtactctctcccgagcactcttgcacagatctttcggggaaccgggtgctcgggggctgccatgtgcaaccCCGAGTactatctcccgagcacttttgcacagttctttcggggaaccgagagctcgggggctgccacgtgcagccccgagcactctctccggagcacttttgcacagttctttcggggaaccgagagctcgggggctgccacgtgcagccccgagcactctctcccgagcactttcacactgaccctcggggaaccgagcgctcgcagcccccaagcactctctcccggaacttagcccttctggtcgtcgggggactagggtgctcgaggGTGACCGGGCagctccccgagcactttcttcccgatacttagactctgcggatcatcggggaactggggtgctcagggaccagggactgtggccccgagcaccttctcccagaacttggaCTTTCCCCACCCCGCAGGAggaacctcgcgggatggtgacacgtggcggacggctggcctggcctcgggactcagggacccccggttcctgatacactgacaatatgtgtcacaagtattcaaaacttatATGCACACGTTTAGgaagagtatatcctataggttgtgattttgagactaacatctGTTGCTAGATATATCTTAtttagtctcatggagaaattaacACGTcaccggaggtatgcaatgcttaaaggcttcaattgatatctttgtcaatttatttttacatttaagATACCTCAATGTATGATATGTCTTAAActttctacctctacttattgtttagatatgcatatattgctacatttctacaagtggtattcacaagtgtatcttattatatgtataaatatataaaggggaagtttagattatatcatgtgagtttcatgaattatgatccttgtttgtctggTTCAAATGATATCAATGCATCATATCCTTACAAttagtatatcttttcaattggtatcatttcatatggatcatgatttataaagCTCTCTCACATGTGCTCTAACACTTTTCCTCGAgctcaacatgtgtttgtagcttttttttgagattgttgataaaggggaagaggaagaagataaaaaagcaacatgaggcacctaggttgacaaagtgGAGAAGTTCTtgtatgggtcgatcaagggagacaGTGATAATGAAGAAAGGGGATCCACAACAAatggggactaaatggtaagaacatacatccaagtaatgtggtaaggctttgtgctaTTTACaattaatatcatttattatttatcacttgttttggttgtgttgtcatcaatcacaaaaaagagTGAAATTGTAtcaaaaatagccctattagaccatgattattactttgatgattaataacaatataatcattgagactaacatgtttgtcaagaatatatgttagtatgtttTATGGATGCAActtcaagaagccaccgcagttgggacaaagtttgattaaattggagaatTTACagaagaattgacctcaccagatggtccagtattcaggggttgaactcaccggagtattttgtccagaggcaaagtgaaagctgatgacttcaccagatggtccggtgctctatttgttgaatttaccggagtatttctgacaaagggggagaagactgAGAACCTCATccgatagtctggtgatctgtaCTGTgtaacatcggagtatttcttgcagagaagaatgcaagtgcagaagactgaagatcaacctatcgtatggttcggtgcttggtttgtgcacaccggagtatagcgcctaagcatttcttgcagaagcgACTGCaaatgctgaagaatgaagatcaactcatcgtATAGTCCGTTGATCACAAAAATagttgcaccagagtatttctagggagaagaagagaaagtttaactcaccggatcatccgatgtgaatagaatgaacaccggatgaatgcatCGGAACATTTTATATAGAAaggctgcaaaggctcagatgactcaagataactcaccgaaaggttcggtgatggatttgaaggcacaccggagtgttcggtgttcatagatgttttgagtgaaagttcaacagctagtttctgaggttgtactcaccagatgatacggtgttagtactactattctaaGCTTTTCTAAGCCATTGGAAAAACGGCTAGTTCACGGGTTTGAGGATATAAATACctctctactcagtcatttgaaggtgtgacatgctattggagtctagaggaagctcatacacacttgcgaagatatctaagccaccaaagtgctaaaagtgattatcaaagacaattaagcacaagattagagagtgtttagtacttataggcctaaaatgtgttgtagctaggtgctgcagcttgaagaaatgattaaggagtgatcctatcttGTACCAAATGGTACATCAGCACATTAGAGTTTTGGTGAGTCACCAACATCTTGggtcttagtggctcaagctggTTGATCCTCTGATTTGGTGTGAAGCGGTGATAAAACACGTGTACGGGGAGGCGACGACCCTTGctttgatggctcaagctctacTACGGCAAGTTACCAGAagagaagctagtggtgagatcttgccttggtggtttagtggctcatcgtgcttgagatattgtcttggtgacttgacagctcaagagctgtgattggaagagacttgacgattaggagcatatcttttgtggagctccaacgtagactagggatgacattgtgccgagtttgttttTCTACCCTATTTATAattctgtatttacatacttgtaatttatctcactagagtaggttgtaatcctcttaaatggtagagtagatataCTTAGATAAAattagaacacatttagatagaaattaagatagatttatcttgtgaaatttttagaaccaatttaatttaaatttgtaagTATTATAATTTATATCTTTTTGAATTTCCTCACAGACCGGAGAGAGTAAAAACGAACACAGGCTCGCAGTGAATGTTTGGTTACCATAACAGGATCACGTACCACAAAATGTCTCGACTTTCGAGCGAAGGATTTTCATCAGTACTCTTCTCTCAAGCACGACATACTAATCAAAATCATTAATTTTTGTCCAGGATCCTGAAATACTATCTGGCTAGTAGCCACGGTTTTGCCAAATCTTAAGCAGCAAGTTTGACCAGCCGTGTTAAACATTTGATTTGCTGCTACACTTCTGACGTGCCAACTTTTTGTTTATTGGGCCCACGTGTCTGTGAGTAATTTTTCTACCAAAATTAACCATTGCACGCTTGTTTCACACGTTTTGTTTGCCACAAAACTATGGCGTGACACATTTTCCAAAATTTTTTTGGCGATAAGTGGACATGGTCCAAACAGGTCTAGACTCTAGACTCCTCTACACGCGGCAACAATTACAGTGGAATTCATGGTGCAATACATTGGGTTCATGTATTGCATTGGCCCATGACAGCCATGGGATCGAAGAGCATGCAACAGGGCAAATGGAATCTTGGCCACATGCATGTGATGTGATCGCTTGCCTGGATCATCCTGCGCGTTTGTCCATCAGATCTGGCGCCACCTACCAATCGTTCGGCGTGGACGGAACACATGCCATGGCGTGTGGTCGGTCGGTGAGCGCACATGAATATGTACAAGCTTGACCCGGCGCCACCAACGAATTGAAGCCAGCAGTCCCGAAACTGCATCCGGCCCGGCGTCGAAGCGGACCGTCACTGAGCAGGTCTCCTTCCCGACCGGCGCCGGAGAGTCCGCCGGAACAGAAGGGAGGCCGGTCAAAACAACGTCGGGAAGTCAGACCAGATTTATGAATTTGAAAGTTTATTCAGTTTCTTCAATAAGATTTAATTTGCTCAATGGCTAGATCGAAAAGGATTCTCAGACGTTACAAATTTAAATGATTGGTGTATCCAAAAGTAGGAAAAAAACTGGTGACTCCCGGACGCTGCTGTGGGCTTTTTTGTGTATCACATTTACATGGAGAAGAACAAGAGTCatccaagagaaaagaaatcCAGAACAATGGATGCCTGGAGGGATCAGACGGACGGATCAGTTGCGGCTGCACTCGCCGGGGAACCCCTGCGGGAAGCGCCACCCGTCATCGCAGTAGTTGTACTGCAAGCAGTTGCGCCCGGCCCAGGCCACGGTGACGCGGTCGGTGTCGTCGAGCTGCCTGTTCATCCACTTATTGCTGCCGGCAGGGCACGAGCTGCGGCCATCACGGCTGACGCAGGCGTCGGCGGAGTAGCGGCGGTACAAGACGGCGAAGGGCGCGCCGGACCAGTCGATCTTGACCTCGCCTTTCCGCGTCGCCCAGTAACTGCCGTCCCACACCGTGGCGTGCACCTCCATGGGCTTCGCGTCCGGGTACGGCAGGTCGTCGTAGCGCTTGAAGGCGCGCACGGTCACGTTGTCGACCTGGAAGATGATGTTCTTGTCGTTCCAGATGACGGTGTAGGTGTGGAAGTCGGCGGTCGGGTCGAACCAGAGGTAGAACTGGTGCTCCTTCTTGCCGTCGCCGTTGGCCCACACGTTAGTGTTGAGCACCACCGGGGCGCCGCTGGAGTTGCCCATGAACTCCATGTCGATCTCGTCGTGCTCATCGCCCTCACCGGACGTCAGCTGCAATTACCAGTCCAACAGCATCAGTGGGTCAGCTCAAGAtctgatagttttttttttctttatcacTTCTCCTGGAATCGAATGGAAGGGAACTGATGGCTTACGTAGAAGGAGGTGACAGTGCCAGCGGAGTTGCCGGGGATGAGCTTCATCTGGACGCTGAACTCACCGAAGAGGTACTTctgcttggagatgaagccgGCGCCGGAATGCTGGTCGAGGATGAGCGACGCCACCTGCTCTCCCGAAGCGTCGTAGTCGACACGAACGTCGCCGTCCGTGGCGAATTGCTCGTAGAGCCATGACTCCGCCGAGGCGGCCCTCAGGAGCGagaggacggcgacggcgagggacGCGAGCAGAGCAAGAGACTGCCGCGccatggtggttggtggtggttGTTGCTCGGCTTATTAGAAATGAGCTTGATCAGTTTGAGTGCGATTGGTTTTAGTGCGGCGAAGCGCACGAGGTGGCGCGAGTTTAGAGTGGTGGCTGTGTGCTctagaagcaaattttataaaaaattttatagaaatttttttatgatattttaatctatatcattttttttatcaaatagtTAACGTATgtaggagagaaggatgagaaCACGTATCGTATTAAGGAAAATGGTCTTTCGAAGAAACTGAACCTATAAAATATTCTTTCACTGCTCTACTCCGGCTCATGCTGACGCAGGGCAACACGTTGTGTTGATGCGTggggcattttttttttttttttgctatttgTCGGGTGCGCACGAAGTCTCGGACTATAAGCAGAAAAGGGATTGGTTGGCGAACATAGTCTGTGCTACTCTAAGGTGGTCATACATTGGCAGTTTGGTGAGTTTGGTATCTACTCTGCTGACGCCCCGTACCGCATGTGTCCGGGGGATAACACCTAGGCACGGAGCTATAACTGTATAAATT
Protein-coding regions in this window:
- the LOC133894869 gene encoding xyloglucan endotransglycosylase/hydrolase protein 8-like, with the translated sequence MARQSLALLASLAVAVLSLLRAASAESWLYEQFATDGDVRVDYDASGEQVASLILDQHSGAGFISKQKYLFGEFSVQMKLIPGNSAGTVTSFYLTSGEGDEHDEIDMEFMGNSSGAPVVLNTNVWANGDGKKEHQFYLWFDPTADFHTYTVIWNDKNIIFQVDNVTVRAFKRYDDLPYPDAKPMEVHATVWDGSYWATRKGEVKIDWSGAPFAVLYRRYSADACVSRDGRSSCPAGSNKWMNRQLDDTDRVTVAWAGRNCLQYNYCDDGWRFPQGFPGECSRN